One genomic segment of Alkalimarinus alittae includes these proteins:
- a CDS encoding neutral/alkaline ceramidase has translation MLFRIKIKLRQNLYVTAKKALLVLLLCSPTLNAWSVENNYLVGRGIHDVTGPAAEVGLMGYANPDQKSAGIHFRQWSRAYVIAEPNTDKRVVFVSVDAGALFQSVFQGVIQKLTDKYGDTYNERNVILSATHTHAAVGGQSHYALYDITIMGFIQQAYDAQVDGIVASIEKAHNDLQPGRILINRGDLNNASYNRSIEAYNNNPNAERSQYDGSIQKPMTVLKILQGNASEVGMISWFATHPNAMGGDINLLSGDNKGHASYLFEKEHKHSTYQGNNNFVAAFAISNAGDMSPNVNPDAEGRGPTSNRFENVRIIGERQYDKALELYDNATEQLTGSIEFNHRYVDMSATTISGDFTDGSQKTTCVAALGESFAAGTEDGRGPDLFSEGSTQANPFYQFIGSMIVAPSQEDLECHAPKAVLIAQGKTSPYPWTPEVLPLSLHKIGQLGILAVPAEFTIMSGRRLMNTVESVLSEQLDYTVVAGLSNAYSGYVATKEEYDLQHYEGGSTHFGPWTLAAYQQSFYQLAADMLPPGQSPAPNLQPVPFPTIEPIPRDLTGETINFQTGVVHDQAPIFKRIGDVVQNANRRYQKSDSVVVKFWSGHPKNNLRTQGTFMEVQRWNGRQWVVVANDNDWETLYEWKRIDGFWGTSHAILTWNIPADAASGTYRIRHYGDQKKPWSGKIVGYTGTSRSFSVN, from the coding sequence ATGTTATTTAGAATAAAAATAAAATTGAGACAAAACCTATACGTTACAGCAAAAAAAGCACTGCTCGTTTTGCTGCTTTGTAGCCCTACTCTTAACGCATGGAGTGTTGAAAACAACTATCTAGTGGGTAGAGGCATTCACGATGTTACCGGCCCTGCCGCTGAAGTGGGTTTGATGGGGTATGCTAACCCAGATCAGAAAAGCGCGGGTATTCACTTTAGGCAATGGTCTAGAGCTTATGTGATAGCAGAGCCCAATACCGATAAACGTGTGGTGTTTGTGAGCGTTGATGCAGGCGCGCTGTTTCAGTCTGTGTTTCAGGGCGTTATACAAAAGCTCACAGATAAATACGGCGATACCTACAATGAGCGTAATGTCATACTAAGCGCGACGCATACGCACGCAGCGGTGGGTGGACAATCGCACTATGCGCTTTATGACATCACCATTATGGGGTTTATTCAGCAAGCCTATGACGCACAGGTTGATGGCATTGTTGCTTCTATCGAAAAAGCCCATAACGACCTACAGCCTGGCCGTATTCTGATTAACCGCGGAGATCTGAATAATGCCAGCTATAACCGTTCTATTGAGGCTTACAATAACAATCCTAACGCAGAGCGCAGCCAGTATGATGGGTCGATTCAAAAACCTATGACGGTTCTTAAAATACTTCAGGGTAATGCCAGTGAAGTCGGTATGATCAGCTGGTTTGCGACTCACCCTAATGCCATGGGTGGAGATATAAACTTGCTCAGTGGCGATAACAAAGGGCATGCCTCTTACCTGTTTGAAAAAGAGCATAAGCACTCAACCTACCAAGGAAACAATAACTTTGTCGCTGCTTTTGCCATAAGCAATGCCGGTGATATGTCGCCTAACGTCAACCCAGATGCTGAAGGTCGTGGCCCTACATCAAATCGCTTCGAAAATGTTCGAATAATTGGTGAACGTCAATATGACAAAGCGCTTGAGTTATACGATAACGCGACGGAACAGTTAACAGGCAGCATTGAGTTTAACCATCGCTATGTAGACATGTCTGCAACCACGATCTCTGGAGACTTTACGGATGGCAGCCAAAAAACAACCTGCGTTGCGGCATTAGGTGAATCATTTGCAGCAGGCACAGAAGATGGCCGAGGTCCGGATCTATTTAGTGAAGGCTCAACTCAGGCAAACCCTTTTTACCAGTTTATAGGCAGCATGATTGTTGCGCCTAGCCAAGAAGATCTTGAATGTCATGCACCTAAAGCGGTATTGATCGCACAAGGTAAAACATCCCCCTACCCTTGGACGCCAGAGGTGCTTCCTTTATCCCTCCATAAAATCGGCCAACTAGGTATTTTGGCAGTGCCAGCTGAGTTTACTATTATGTCTGGCAGACGTTTGATGAACACAGTAGAAAGCGTACTGTCTGAGCAGTTGGATTACACCGTAGTAGCCGGTCTTTCCAACGCTTATAGCGGTTATGTGGCCACTAAAGAAGAGTATGATCTTCAGCACTATGAAGGCGGTTCTACGCATTTCGGCCCTTGGACATTGGCCGCGTACCAACAGTCTTTCTATCAATTGGCTGCGGATATGCTTCCACCGGGTCAGTCGCCTGCACCTAACCTTCAACCCGTTCCTTTTCCTACTATCGAACCGATTCCACGCGATTTAACGGGTGAGACCATTAACTTCCAGACCGGAGTGGTTCATGATCAAGCCCCAATTTTTAAACGCATTGGTGATGTCGTTCAAAATGCCAATAGACGCTACCAGAAATCAGATTCAGTAGTCGTTAAGTTTTGGTCAGGTCACCCTAAAAACAACCTGAGAACCCAGGGCACCTTTATGGAAGTTCAGCGTTGGAATGGCCGTCAGTGGGTAGTCGTGGCTAACGACAATGACTGGGAGACTCTATACGAGTGGAAACGTATTGATGGATTTTGGGGAACGTCTCACGCCATACTAACCTGGAACATACCCGCAGATGCAGCATCTGGCACTTACCGTATCAGGCATTATGGTGATCAAAAGAAACCTTGGTCAGGCAAAATCGTGGGATATACGGGGACTAGCCGGAGCTTCTCGGTAAATTAA
- the smpB gene encoding SsrA-binding protein SmpB: MAKKKKSSLGSGTIAQNKKARHDYHIEEKFEAGLVLTGWEVKSLRAGKAQLTDAFVMIKNGEAWLHGAHFSPLTTASTHVIAEPTRTRKLLLNKKQISKIASKIDQTGRSCVGLALYWSGNKVKCEIALVTGKKQHDKRASEKEKDWNREKQRTMQKAL; this comes from the coding sequence ATGGCTAAAAAGAAAAAGAGTAGTCTCGGCAGCGGAACCATCGCGCAAAACAAAAAAGCTCGCCACGATTACCACATAGAAGAAAAGTTTGAAGCAGGCCTCGTACTCACCGGCTGGGAAGTTAAAAGCCTTCGCGCGGGAAAGGCCCAACTAACTGACGCTTTCGTAATGATAAAAAACGGAGAAGCGTGGCTGCATGGTGCTCATTTTTCACCACTAACCACCGCCTCTACCCATGTCATTGCTGAGCCGACCAGAACACGCAAGCTGCTCTTAAATAAAAAACAAATCAGCAAGATAGCGTCCAAAATAGACCAAACAGGCCGTAGCTGTGTAGGGTTAGCGCTATACTGGAGCGGCAACAAAGTAAAGTGTGAAATAGCACTGGTTACGGGTAAGAAACAACACGACAAACGTGCCTCAGAGAAAGAAAAAGACTGGAATCGCGAAAAACAACGCACCATGCAAAAAGCCCTATAA
- a CDS encoding sodium-dependent transporter translates to MLGKHETIHGSWNSQLTFVLAATGAAVGLANLWKFPYLAGLHGGGFIIAYALCLLLVGIPIAMAEVALGRQGRKSPITSINALVKKAGSAPAWKSIGVLSVISGFMILTLYSVVGGMALAYVFSSAFGEFVGGEPAQVVDVLRRLQSSPSYFSSWHTLFLLLVVVVLARGVNRGLERAVRILLPLIAVLMLILLLFSVQNGAMKEGVNFLFSMRKLTPQGWLDALGHAFFTLGVGAGAMMVYGAYMPSHAKIGRLMLIVAVLDLVVAVAAGLVIFPILFVSSLEPVAGFGLVFHSMPLAYSTIEGGQFMSVMFFVLVTFSAWSSAIAVMEPAVAWCVEKFNVNRRFATLLVAVSAWGVGVAAILSFSSWQGVQFSGIGIFNGLDIATSRLLLPLGGLLISLYVGWVLQKEFIGPQFENYQPWFFSLWRLILRWFAPVAIVTIFVSNLFELGEDLCEKGSDSLLCSTLDVPSEPLKVNDGELSSDSTG, encoded by the coding sequence ATGCTAGGTAAACACGAAACTATTCACGGCTCTTGGAATAGCCAGCTAACATTTGTTTTAGCGGCTACAGGCGCTGCTGTTGGGTTAGCAAATTTATGGAAGTTTCCTTACCTTGCAGGTTTGCATGGTGGTGGATTTATTATCGCTTATGCACTTTGTTTGTTGTTGGTGGGTATCCCGATTGCAATGGCAGAGGTGGCATTAGGCCGGCAAGGGCGTAAAAGCCCGATTACCAGTATTAATGCGCTGGTGAAAAAGGCCGGGTCGGCACCTGCGTGGAAAAGCATTGGTGTGTTGTCGGTTATTTCAGGTTTTATGATTCTAACGCTGTACTCTGTTGTTGGCGGTATGGCGCTAGCTTATGTGTTTTCTTCAGCCTTCGGTGAGTTTGTTGGTGGAGAGCCTGCTCAAGTAGTGGACGTTTTACGCCGATTACAATCGTCACCTAGTTACTTTTCTTCATGGCATACATTGTTTTTACTGTTGGTGGTTGTGGTGCTAGCGCGCGGGGTTAACCGTGGGTTGGAGCGAGCTGTTAGAATTCTACTGCCATTGATCGCTGTTTTAATGCTGATTCTGCTGTTATTTTCTGTTCAGAATGGGGCAATGAAAGAAGGTGTTAACTTTCTATTCTCGATGAGAAAACTCACCCCTCAAGGATGGTTAGATGCTTTGGGGCATGCGTTTTTCACCTTGGGTGTAGGGGCTGGGGCGATGATGGTATATGGTGCCTATATGCCAAGCCATGCCAAAATTGGTCGGCTGATGCTTATTGTTGCGGTTTTAGATTTAGTCGTAGCTGTTGCGGCTGGTTTGGTGATATTCCCTATCTTGTTTGTCAGTTCTTTAGAGCCTGTTGCAGGTTTTGGTCTGGTTTTTCATTCGATGCCGTTAGCCTATAGCACTATTGAGGGTGGGCAGTTTATGAGTGTGATGTTTTTTGTGTTGGTCACCTTTTCGGCGTGGAGTTCAGCGATTGCGGTTATGGAGCCTGCAGTGGCCTGGTGTGTTGAAAAATTCAATGTAAATCGTCGGTTTGCGACTTTGTTAGTGGCGGTGAGTGCATGGGGAGTGGGGGTTGCTGCTATTTTGTCGTTTAGTAGTTGGCAGGGCGTTCAATTTTCTGGCATTGGTATTTTTAATGGTCTCGATATTGCCACGTCTCGGCTGCTGCTGCCATTAGGTGGTTTGTTAATCTCGCTTTATGTAGGGTGGGTGTTGCAAAAAGAGTTTATTGGTCCTCAATTCGAAAATTATCAACCTTGGTTTTTTAGTCTTTGGCGTTTAATTTTAAGGTGGTTTGCGCCGGTTGCGATTGTTACTATTTTTGTGTCTAACTTGTTTGAGCTTGGCGAAGACCTTTGTGAAAAAGGAAGTGATAGCTTGCTTTGTTCTACGTTAGATGTGCCTTCCGAGCCGCTTAAAGTGAATGACGGTGAACTGAGTTCCGATAGCACCGGATAG
- a CDS encoding type II toxin-antitoxin system RatA family toxin has translation MAHSIDRSALVFHSSERMYSIVNDIASYPNFLPWCSDARVVSYDEQQMIATLGVAKGSMRQQFTTRNCFIAHNEIKMELVEGPFRYLSGVWQFKSLETTACKVMLKLDFDFDSQLAKMALASIFNQAANTMVDAFCKRANEVYGN, from the coding sequence ATGGCTCATAGTATTGATCGAAGTGCGCTTGTGTTTCACTCTTCAGAGCGCATGTACAGTATCGTGAATGATATTGCGTCTTACCCTAACTTTCTTCCCTGGTGTTCGGATGCGAGGGTGGTTTCTTATGATGAGCAGCAAATGATTGCGACATTGGGCGTGGCGAAAGGCTCTATGAGGCAGCAGTTTACGACGCGTAACTGTTTTATAGCGCATAATGAAATTAAAATGGAGTTAGTCGAGGGGCCCTTCCGTTATCTTTCTGGGGTCTGGCAGTTTAAGTCTCTTGAGACGACAGCTTGCAAAGTAATGTTAAAGCTAGATTTTGATTTCGATAGCCAGTTGGCAAAGATGGCGTTGGCTTCGATATTTAATCAGGCTGCGAATACGATGGTCGATGCATTTTGTAAGCGAGCGAATGAGGTTTATGGAAACTAA
- a CDS encoding RnfH family protein, translating into METKKIKVEVAYATPDAQKIIVVEVPEGTTMYDAVVQSGIVGAFPQINIDTDKMGIFGKAVKNSKDHQLIEGDRVEIYRPLIIDPKQARLNRAAKK; encoded by the coding sequence ATGGAAACTAAAAAAATTAAAGTGGAGGTTGCTTACGCAACGCCAGACGCGCAAAAAATTATTGTCGTCGAAGTGCCCGAGGGGACGACTATGTATGACGCTGTTGTTCAATCGGGGATTGTTGGTGCTTTTCCGCAGATCAATATCGATACTGATAAAATGGGAATTTTTGGTAAAGCGGTTAAGAACTCTAAAGATCATCAGTTGATAGAGGGTGATAGAGTTGAGATTTATCGGCCGCTGATTATTGACCCGAAACAGGCAAGATTAAATAGAGCGGCAAAAAAATAA
- a CDS encoding outer membrane protein assembly factor BamE gives MQKIRFKLLIPVFTLLLTITGCSFPGVYKINIQQGNIITQDMLDQLKPGMNKRQVHFVLGNPLVDNVFDETHENYAYTYQYAGGKTKQQLITVYFEDNKYTHFTGELLDDNPAY, from the coding sequence ATGCAAAAAATCCGTTTTAAGTTACTTATCCCCGTGTTCACGTTATTACTCACTATAACAGGGTGCTCATTCCCCGGTGTGTACAAAATCAATATTCAACAGGGAAACATCATTACACAAGACATGCTAGACCAACTAAAGCCAGGCATGAATAAACGTCAGGTTCATTTTGTACTGGGTAACCCGTTAGTCGACAATGTATTTGATGAGACTCACGAGAACTACGCATACACTTATCAGTATGCAGGCGGAAAAACTAAGCAGCAGTTAATTACTGTGTATTTTGAAGATAACAAATATACTCACTTTACCGGTGAGCTATTAGACGACAACCCCGCTTACTAA
- the fur gene encoding ferric iron uptake transcriptional regulator, whose protein sequence is MVQENNELRKAGLKVTLPRVKILNMLESADNHHMSAEDVYKALLDAGEDVGLATVYRVLTQFESAGLVLRHNFEGGHAVFEMATDDHHDHMVCSTTGKVIEFCDPIIEQRQHEIAEEHGYEIIDHSLTLYVKPKS, encoded by the coding sequence ATGGTTCAAGAAAATAATGAGTTACGCAAAGCGGGTTTAAAAGTTACTCTGCCGCGCGTTAAGATTTTAAATATGCTCGAAAGCGCAGATAACCATCACATGAGTGCTGAGGATGTGTATAAAGCGTTGCTAGATGCTGGAGAGGATGTGGGGTTGGCGACGGTATATAGAGTGCTGACCCAGTTTGAAAGTGCGGGTTTAGTGTTGCGCCATAATTTTGAAGGCGGGCATGCTGTTTTTGAAATGGCCACTGATGATCATCACGATCATATGGTTTGCTCTACGACAGGTAAGGTTATTGAGTTCTGCGACCCTATTATCGAGCAAAGGCAGCACGAAATTGCCGAAGAACATGGTTATGAGATTATAGATCACAGTCTCACATTATATGTTAAGCCAAAGAGTTGA
- the recN gene encoding DNA repair protein RecN — MLTQLTVDNLAIADHVELFFERGMSVITGETGAGKSIILDALGLTLGDRADSGLVRHGADRTDISAVFDISNIPNAQAWLKANDLHNDSDLDDQYECILRRVITSEGRSRGYINGQPSALSNLREVGEMLIDIHSQHEHQSLLKKETHRRLIDEYGNLKKQAQDVATHYKSWSDKAQKLEQLKNNQDEQDARLQLLKYQVKELNELGLTAEELPELEKEQQSLSHAEQLLSSGHEVLQACSDGESTVQSILSHALHTLDALPVKHEALFEAQNLLSEALIQVDEATHSIRGFVDHFEIDPTRLQEVDERLSAIYQLARKHKTTPEELPALHQSLVDELKSFEDGDGNIEILTTETAELAEKYLTTARKLSQARIKTALTLDKKIAGQLSELGMPSVKFITQISPLPDNIFTRNGLEDIEFLVSANPGQPPKPLNKVASGGELSRISLAIQVVTAQTSAIPTLVFDEVDVGIGGGTAEVVGRLLRALGEKGQALCITHQPQVASQGHHHLFVSKQTNKKETHSKITKLNKEGRTEEVARMLGGINMTEQTLAHAREMLSATALEI, encoded by the coding sequence ATGCTTACGCAACTTACAGTGGACAACTTGGCCATAGCCGATCATGTTGAGCTGTTTTTTGAGCGAGGGATGAGCGTTATTACAGGTGAAACCGGCGCGGGTAAATCTATTATCCTCGATGCGCTAGGGCTAACCTTAGGCGATAGAGCAGATAGCGGCCTTGTTAGGCATGGCGCAGACCGAACAGACATTTCTGCCGTTTTTGATATCAGCAATATTCCTAATGCACAAGCATGGCTGAAAGCAAACGACCTACATAACGACAGTGACCTAGATGACCAATATGAGTGCATCCTGCGCCGAGTCATTACCAGCGAAGGTCGTTCTCGAGGCTACATCAATGGCCAACCTAGCGCATTAAGCAACCTACGAGAAGTAGGCGAAATGCTGATAGACATTCACAGCCAGCACGAGCATCAATCTTTACTCAAAAAAGAGACTCACCGACGATTAATTGATGAATACGGCAACTTAAAAAAGCAAGCGCAAGACGTAGCTACACACTACAAATCATGGTCAGATAAAGCGCAAAAACTTGAGCAATTAAAAAACAATCAAGATGAGCAGGACGCAAGGCTTCAGCTGCTAAAATATCAAGTAAAAGAACTTAACGAACTCGGCCTTACCGCAGAGGAGCTGCCAGAGCTAGAAAAAGAGCAACAGTCGCTCAGTCATGCCGAACAACTTTTAAGTAGCGGTCACGAAGTACTTCAAGCCTGTAGCGATGGCGAGTCTACTGTCCAGTCAATACTGTCTCACGCCTTACATACATTAGACGCTCTCCCAGTAAAACATGAAGCGCTCTTTGAAGCTCAAAACTTACTTTCAGAAGCCCTGATACAAGTTGATGAAGCAACCCACAGCATTCGAGGATTTGTTGATCACTTTGAAATCGACCCCACTCGACTACAAGAAGTAGACGAACGCCTCAGCGCCATTTACCAACTAGCACGCAAACACAAAACAACCCCCGAAGAACTACCTGCACTGCACCAGTCATTAGTTGATGAATTAAAGTCTTTTGAGGACGGTGATGGCAACATTGAAATACTAACAACGGAAACAGCCGAGCTCGCCGAAAAATATTTAACCACCGCGAGAAAACTCAGCCAAGCACGAATCAAAACAGCACTCACGCTAGATAAAAAGATCGCAGGCCAACTATCTGAACTAGGCATGCCATCAGTTAAATTTATTACTCAAATAAGCCCCCTCCCCGACAATATCTTTACACGCAACGGCCTAGAAGACATTGAATTTTTAGTCAGCGCCAACCCTGGGCAACCTCCCAAACCTTTAAATAAAGTGGCATCCGGTGGCGAGCTATCGCGTATTAGTCTTGCCATCCAAGTCGTCACCGCACAAACATCGGCCATCCCCACTCTGGTATTTGATGAAGTCGATGTCGGAATTGGCGGAGGCACAGCAGAGGTTGTGGGTCGATTACTACGGGCGCTAGGCGAAAAAGGCCAAGCACTCTGCATTACACACCAACCCCAAGTCGCCTCTCAAGGGCACCACCATCTGTTTGTCAGCAAACAAACCAATAAGAAAGAAACCCATTCCAAAATAACGAAACTCAATAAAGAAGGCAGAACAGAAGAAGTTGCACGAATGCTAGGGGGGATCAACATGACAGAGCAAACGCTCGCTCATGCACGTGAGATGCTGAGTGCGACAGCGTTAGAGATTTGA
- the grpE gene encoding nucleotide exchange factor GrpE, with protein MSVEEEKVDNNPEQTPHDHEVLDAELEQNAQAEEAEEVEASSDGEKDWQKEAALLQEQVSALKDQALRATANAQNIRRRSEKDVEKAHKFALEKFSKELLPVVDSLEKTIESSQAEQGEKSALVEGVEMTLSILVSGLKKFNVEQVDPAGEPFDPELHEAMSLVDAPDAEPNSVIAVIQKGYTLNGRLIRPAMVMVAKGSAKIDEQA; from the coding sequence GTGAGTGTAGAAGAAGAGAAGGTTGATAATAACCCCGAACAAACACCCCACGATCATGAGGTGTTAGATGCTGAGTTGGAGCAAAACGCTCAGGCTGAAGAGGCTGAAGAGGTAGAGGCTTCATCAGACGGTGAGAAAGATTGGCAAAAAGAAGCTGCACTTCTTCAGGAGCAGGTTTCAGCATTAAAAGATCAAGCGTTGCGAGCGACTGCAAATGCGCAAAATATTAGACGTCGATCTGAAAAAGACGTTGAGAAAGCCCACAAGTTTGCACTAGAAAAGTTTTCTAAAGAGTTGCTGCCAGTGGTTGATAGTCTCGAGAAGACGATTGAAAGCAGTCAAGCTGAGCAAGGTGAAAAAAGTGCGTTGGTTGAAGGTGTAGAAATGACATTATCGATCCTGGTTTCAGGGTTGAAAAAGTTCAATGTTGAGCAGGTTGATCCAGCGGGCGAACCGTTTGACCCTGAGTTGCATGAAGCGATGTCGCTGGTCGATGCGCCCGATGCAGAACCAAATTCTGTTATTGCTGTGATCCAAAAAGGTTATACGTTAAATGGGCGTTTGATTCGTCCTGCAATGGTTATGGTTGCAAAAGGTTCAGCAAAAATCGACGAGCAGGCTTGA
- the dnaK gene encoding molecular chaperone DnaK — protein MGKIIGIDLGTTNSCVAILDGEKARVIENAEGDRTTPSIVAYTDDEILVGQSAKRQSVTNPNNTLFAIKRLIGRRFEDDVVQKDIKMVPYKITKADNGDAWVDIKGDKKAPPQISAEILKKMKKTAEDYLGEAVTEAVITVPAYFNDSQRQATKDAGRIAGLEVKRIINEPTAAALAYGLDKRGGDSTIAVYDLGGGTFDVSIIEIADVDGEMQFEVLATNGDTFLGGEDFDSRLIEYLSAEFKKDSGIDLTGDPLAMQRLKEAAEKAKVELSSSQQTDVNLPYITADASGPKHLNVKVTRSKLESLVEELVKRSLEPCKMALKDSGLSMSEIDDVILVGGQSRMPLVQKEVEAFFGKEPRKDVNPDEAVAIGAAIQAGVLSGDVTDVLLLDVTPLTLGIETMGGVATALIDKNTTIPSKKSQVFSTADDNQSAVTIHVVQGERKQAAQNKSLGRFDLADIPPAPRGMPQIEVTFDIDANGILNVSAKDKATGKEQSIVIKASSGLSDDEVESMVQDAESHAEEDRKFEELITVRNQADGMIHAVRKTLTEAGDKATAEEKEQIETAITELEEAIKGDDKDDIEAKTQKLTEASSKLAEKLYAEQAQSAEGATAPEGESAQSQDDVVDAEFEEVKDDKQ, from the coding sequence ATGGGCAAGATCATAGGTATCGATTTAGGAACAACTAACTCATGTGTTGCTATCCTCGATGGTGAAAAAGCACGCGTAATTGAAAACGCTGAAGGCGATCGTACTACTCCGTCTATCGTTGCTTACACCGATGACGAAATATTAGTAGGTCAGTCAGCAAAGCGTCAGTCAGTAACTAACCCTAACAACACGCTGTTTGCTATCAAGCGTCTGATTGGTCGTCGTTTTGAAGATGACGTTGTTCAAAAAGACATCAAAATGGTGCCTTATAAAATCACTAAAGCAGACAACGGTGATGCATGGGTAGACATTAAAGGTGATAAGAAAGCGCCACCTCAGATTTCTGCTGAAATTCTTAAGAAGATGAAGAAGACAGCTGAAGATTACTTAGGTGAAGCGGTGACTGAAGCGGTTATCACTGTACCAGCTTACTTTAACGACTCTCAGCGTCAGGCAACTAAAGATGCGGGCCGTATAGCGGGCTTGGAAGTTAAACGTATTATCAACGAGCCAACAGCTGCAGCACTTGCTTACGGCCTAGATAAGCGTGGTGGCGATTCAACTATTGCTGTTTATGACTTGGGTGGTGGTACGTTTGACGTATCTATTATCGAAATCGCAGACGTTGATGGCGAAATGCAGTTTGAAGTATTAGCGACTAACGGTGATACGTTCTTGGGCGGTGAAGACTTTGACTCACGTTTGATTGAATATTTGTCTGCAGAATTTAAGAAAGACAGCGGAATTGACTTAACGGGTGATCCGTTAGCGATGCAGCGTCTAAAAGAAGCGGCAGAGAAAGCAAAAGTTGAGCTATCAAGCTCTCAGCAGACTGATGTAAACCTTCCTTACATTACTGCAGATGCGAGTGGACCTAAGCACCTTAACGTTAAAGTGACACGTTCTAAGTTAGAGTCTTTGGTTGAAGAGTTGGTTAAGCGTAGCTTAGAGCCTTGTAAGATGGCACTTAAAGATTCTGGTTTAAGCATGTCAGAAATCGATGATGTTATCTTGGTGGGTGGTCAGTCTCGTATGCCACTTGTTCAGAAAGAAGTTGAAGCATTCTTTGGTAAAGAGCCACGTAAAGATGTTAACCCTGATGAGGCTGTAGCAATTGGCGCGGCAATTCAGGCAGGTGTGTTGTCTGGTGATGTAACTGACGTATTGTTGCTTGACGTGACGCCTTTGACATTAGGTATTGAAACAATGGGTGGTGTTGCTACTGCCTTGATCGACAAAAACACAACGATACCTTCTAAGAAATCACAGGTGTTCTCGACTGCAGACGATAATCAGTCAGCTGTAACGATTCATGTTGTACAAGGTGAGCGTAAGCAGGCTGCCCAGAACAAATCATTGGGTCGTTTTGACTTGGCGGACATTCCTCCGGCGCCACGCGGAATGCCTCAGATTGAAGTTACCTTTGATATTGATGCAAACGGTATTTTGAACGTTTCAGCAAAAGATAAAGCGACAGGAAAAGAACAGTCAATTGTTATCAAGGCGTCTTCTGGCTTGTCTGACGATGAAGTTGAAAGCATGGTTCAGGATGCAGAAAGTCATGCTGAAGAAGATCGTAAGTTTGAAGAGCTTATTACTGTTCGCAACCAGGCTGACGGCATGATTCACGCAGTTAGAAAGACGTTAACAGAAGCGGGCGACAAAGCGACCGCTGAAGAGAAAGAGCAGATTGAGACCGCTATCACTGAGCTTGAAGAAGCTATAAAGGGTGATGATAAGGATGATATCGAAGCTAAGACTCAAAAGTTGACTGAAGCGTCTTCTAAGTTGGCTGAAAAGTTGTACGCTGAACAAGCTCAATCTGCTGAAGGTGCTACTGCACCTGAAGGCGAAAGTGCGCAATCACAAGACGATGTGGTTGATGCAGAGTTTGAGGAAGTTAAAGACGATAAGCAGTAA